One part of the Algibacter sp. L1A34 genome encodes these proteins:
- a CDS encoding AAA domain-containing protein, producing MSSQTKINIFQGKIILKYDKLGYIEYDVDSRISYTVSEYPDFNFGETINFNIIEKRITGSENTFNRAINLVLIEKQENNLIRLNKVLRELNISLNQADEYLLSQGVEIEKRTTTKISESVYKLLVNEFSIEKDLEAQISSEERGSIIATTVLEIIKPSTIVLEFFEGRKAILPLQNVAWNFPSSEKLFQTFKVGDSTEVVVLENEPNKPVLVSRKHLLPRPSEENDWQDLKVGDILKGTIVQVLNTQIVFSFPNKLFGTAIKPSEFSKTISEEMEVQVLSKSVDRFLLSTTVSFETAKINKKVTQKSNDDSLVASKVTYEHGDESLKDAESFFNSLYYDYCEESESNNEKKFFQDAFADNHNLFDLAVSLKSPLYIQFTSTSWEGDFKSKLLPYLASLSPELNTEQKAIDYLSKQKYWITINSSRDNRNFWTLFNQDLYISGFVTEEPDEHFFFVSKLEIGRKNKDSSYYKEKSQQNGCFLYDSEISFLKLQSNIPVLDKPLAKVFELLKTKSEAFLLYGKLKRKTGALLMEEGESLKIFDKFLEYQSFREKEKNKQKAISVSGYISKIPAIDCEASIEIIASESLKDIYESSDLERILVTIKTSEDSTKEKNNEKELVWFYDAEFEIVDNTARFHFSEMEKSITDLKSGFYVEPKISLKQWQVQRKVIQDFFDKRINIAHIETMFLKPDKIKAPKLESFNFINPLLNKARIYTPENNQVKSVIKAVGNENIFLIQGPPGTGKTTVIAEIVQQLTNKGEKVLVTSQTHIAVDNVLDKLSSLSHLTLVRFGNKKRIMSGLEGFHIDNQVDALAMYYGSVVENNIKLVLKNIESIDSSDEEITIILLEHLNNVSINYPSNLKKRLIGLNKDFIFALKGLDIDQLSNLIGVLKTWQNEIASSLEDIARPIIYDSMNVGFATCIGVRIDKGLSDRDTKFDTVIIDEAGKANLSESIAAVSMAKKVILVGDHMQLPPYIDSTLINPIDKDSFPNNHRFNRSKFNQEAINHALTTSLFEYLVNKNKANLFPSTNIELLNFQHRMHPDIGEFVSNAFYNSNVQMGASTSNNTLPLSFPFDKQVIFIDTANSKTPYESKEGISYKNDTEALCISEIVIPKLLEERVDKDKFAVIAPYKAQVANIVSKLKKCNISGVEVSTLDSFQGMEFDTIIFSFTRSEKFKQVGFLDDARRLNVALSRAKKKLILVGNSNTLMARKSHFDVLFNYTNLYRNLVKLSKNEEKGNFIDINNLSGVSQFEKAQKILKIGEKHSCTYKNNIESKGGSLLHFFTIDDLIDGSLYDSKGTKSFIKGEETMLLIKNLDTKLERVYLKEISGNFKKKIQNNSYKKTKDSQLRTKAFQLKFFLEKKVGDKVMCSYKNYTKNLGHFFSIYKGFDGLLYDPNNKEKSYTNGNEYEMIIHSIDKSKRQVSLKSKK from the coding sequence ATGAGTTCTCAAACAAAAATCAACATCTTCCAAGGCAAAATAATCTTAAAATATGATAAACTAGGTTACATCGAGTATGACGTAGATTCGAGAATTTCTTATACGGTTAGTGAATATCCAGATTTCAATTTTGGAGAAACAATAAACTTCAATATAATTGAGAAACGCATAACTGGTTCAGAAAACACTTTTAATCGTGCTATTAATTTAGTGTTAATTGAAAAGCAAGAAAATAATTTAATACGCCTAAACAAGGTGTTAAGGGAACTAAATATATCATTAAATCAAGCAGATGAATATCTTTTAAGCCAAGGTGTAGAAATAGAAAAAAGAACTACAACTAAGATATCTGAGAGCGTTTATAAGTTATTGGTTAATGAGTTTTCTATTGAAAAAGATCTTGAAGCGCAAATATCTAGCGAAGAAAGAGGATCAATAATTGCAACAACAGTTCTTGAAATAATCAAACCTTCTACAATAGTTTTAGAATTCTTTGAAGGAAGAAAAGCTATTCTTCCATTACAAAATGTTGCTTGGAATTTTCCCAGTTCAGAAAAATTATTTCAAACTTTTAAAGTTGGTGATAGTACTGAAGTAGTTGTTTTAGAGAACGAACCAAATAAGCCAGTATTAGTAAGTAGAAAACACTTATTACCAAGACCTAGTGAGGAAAATGATTGGCAGGATCTAAAGGTTGGCGATATATTAAAAGGAACTATTGTTCAGGTATTAAATACTCAAATAGTTTTTAGTTTTCCAAATAAACTATTTGGAACGGCGATTAAACCTAGTGAATTTTCGAAAACTATTAGTGAAGAAATGGAAGTACAAGTACTTTCAAAATCTGTAGATCGTTTTTTACTTAGTACTACTGTTTCTTTCGAAACAGCAAAAATAAATAAAAAAGTTACCCAGAAATCTAATGATGATTCTCTTGTTGCATCAAAAGTTACATATGAACACGGAGATGAATCTTTAAAAGATGCTGAATCCTTTTTTAATTCATTGTATTATGATTATTGTGAAGAAAGTGAATCTAATAATGAAAAAAAGTTTTTTCAAGACGCATTTGCAGATAATCATAATTTATTTGACTTAGCGGTTTCGCTAAAATCACCACTATACATTCAATTTACTTCTACAAGTTGGGAAGGTGACTTCAAATCAAAACTACTGCCTTATTTGGCTAGCCTTTCTCCAGAGTTAAATACGGAACAAAAAGCTATAGATTATTTATCTAAACAAAAATATTGGATCACCATTAACTCATCAAGAGATAATAGAAACTTTTGGACATTGTTTAATCAGGATCTTTATATATCTGGTTTTGTTACTGAAGAGCCAGATGAACATTTCTTTTTTGTAAGTAAACTAGAGATAGGAAGAAAAAACAAAGATTCATCCTATTACAAAGAGAAGTCTCAGCAGAATGGATGTTTCTTATATGATTCTGAAATCTCCTTTTTGAAGCTTCAGTCGAATATACCAGTTCTTGATAAGCCATTAGCAAAAGTATTTGAATTACTAAAGACAAAATCTGAGGCTTTTTTGCTTTATGGAAAACTTAAAAGAAAAACTGGTGCTCTTTTAATGGAAGAAGGGGAATCCTTAAAGATTTTTGATAAGTTCTTGGAATATCAATCCTTTAGAGAAAAAGAAAAAAATAAGCAGAAGGCTATCTCGGTTTCTGGGTATATTTCAAAGATTCCTGCAATTGATTGTGAAGCATCGATAGAAATAATAGCATCGGAATCTTTGAAAGATATTTATGAGTCAAGTGACTTAGAAAGGATTTTGGTAACAATAAAGACTTCAGAGGACTCAACGAAGGAAAAGAATAATGAAAAAGAATTGGTTTGGTTCTATGATGCGGAATTTGAAATTGTAGATAATACAGCTCGTTTTCATTTTTCTGAAATGGAAAAGAGTATTACCGATTTAAAGAGTGGCTTTTATGTAGAGCCTAAGATTTCCCTAAAACAATGGCAGGTTCAAAGGAAGGTTATTCAAGATTTTTTTGATAAACGCATCAATATTGCACATATAGAGACAATGTTTCTGAAACCTGATAAAATCAAAGCTCCAAAATTGGAATCTTTCAATTTCATCAATCCACTATTGAATAAAGCCAGAATATATACACCTGAAAACAATCAGGTTAAGTCTGTGATTAAAGCAGTTGGGAACGAAAACATTTTTTTAATTCAAGGGCCTCCTGGTACTGGCAAGACAACTGTAATTGCAGAGATTGTTCAACAATTAACGAATAAAGGAGAAAAAGTATTAGTTACAAGTCAAACTCATATTGCAGTAGACAATGTTTTAGATAAATTATCAAGTTTAAGTCATTTGACTTTAGTTAGATTCGGAAATAAAAAAAGAATCATGTCTGGCTTAGAAGGTTTTCATATTGATAATCAAGTTGATGCTTTAGCAATGTATTATGGAAGTGTAGTCGAAAACAATATCAAACTTGTTTTAAAGAATATAGAATCCATCGATTCATCAGACGAAGAAATAACTATAATTTTATTAGAGCATTTAAATAATGTATCGATTAATTATCCATCAAATTTAAAAAAACGACTTATAGGGTTAAATAAGGATTTTATATTCGCACTGAAAGGTCTAGATATTGACCAATTAAGTAATTTAATTGGTGTTTTAAAAACATGGCAGAATGAAATAGCCTCGAGTCTAGAAGATATAGCACGCCCAATAATTTATGATTCAATGAATGTTGGTTTTGCTACTTGTATAGGTGTTCGTATAGATAAAGGGTTATCTGATAGAGATACAAAATTCGATACGGTTATAATTGATGAAGCTGGTAAAGCCAATTTATCAGAATCTATCGCGGCAGTTTCTATGGCAAAGAAGGTTATTCTAGTAGGAGACCATATGCAGCTTCCTCCGTATATAGATAGTACTTTAATTAATCCTATTGATAAAGATAGCTTTCCAAATAATCATAGATTTAATAGGAGTAAATTTAACCAAGAAGCAATAAATCATGCATTAACAACTTCGTTATTTGAGTATTTAGTAAATAAGAATAAGGCTAATTTATTTCCGTCAACTAATATTGAATTATTGAATTTTCAGCATCGCATGCACCCAGATATAGGAGAGTTTGTATCAAATGCATTTTATAATAGTAATGTCCAAATGGGTGCATCAACTTCAAATAATACGTTGCCTTTATCTTTTCCATTTGATAAGCAAGTAATATTTATTGATACAGCAAATAGTAAAACACCTTATGAATCAAAAGAAGGGATATCTTATAAAAATGATACCGAAGCCCTCTGTATCTCAGAAATAGTAATTCCAAAGTTACTTGAAGAAAGAGTAGACAAAGACAAATTTGCTGTGATAGCTCCTTACAAAGCCCAAGTTGCCAACATAGTAAGCAAATTAAAAAAATGTAATATAAGTGGTGTCGAAGTCTCAACATTAGACTCATTTCAAGGAATGGAGTTTGACACAATAATATTTAGTTTCACTAGATCGGAAAAGTTTAAACAAGTAGGTTTTTTAGATGATGCGCGTAGATTGAATGTAGCTCTTTCAAGAGCAAAAAAGAAATTAATTCTTGTAGGTAATAGTAATACCTTAATGGCGAGGAAAAGTCATTTTGATGTCTTATTTAACTATACTAATTTATATAGAAACCTTGTAAAGCTTAGTAAGAATGAGGAAAAAGGGAACTTTATTGATATTAATAATCTTTCTGGCGTAAGTCAATTTGAAAAGGCACAAAAGATTTTAAAAATAGGTGAAAAACATTCTTGTACTTATAAGAACAATATAGAATCTAAGGGAGGTAGTCTACTTCACTTCTTCACTATAGATGATTTAATTGATGGTAGCTTATATGATTCTAAAGGAACAAAATCATTCATAAAAGGTGAAGAAACGATGCTTTTGATAAAAAATTTAGATACAAAATTAGAAAGGGTATATCTAAAAGAAATTTCAGGAAATTTTAAAAAGAAAATTCAGAATAATTCTTATAAGAAAACGAAAGATTCTCAACTTAGAACAAAAGCATTTCAATTAAAGTTTTTTCTTGAAAAAAAGGTTGGGGATAAAGTAATGTGTAGCTATAAAAACTACACAAAAAATCTTGGCCATTTTTTTAGCATTTATAAAGGTTTTGATGGGCTTCTTTATGATCCAAATAATAAAGAAAAGAGTTATACAAATGGTAATGAATATGAGATGATTATCCATAGTATAGATAAGTCTAAGCGACAAGTATCTCTAAAAAGTAAAAAATAA
- a CDS encoding Card1-like endonuclease domain-containing protein: MTHQIVLLGGQLLPVYIGVLERKPQVVHILYTKETVRLKTRLIQQFREVKVFDYQIDPYDYDSIQETITNIICNNEHATFELNLTSGTKLMALASQQVFSTLDCFSFYIDQKQNIINLSDGTKHKINALISTKTFLSLSDHNTFTSSTLKSFNKEELDLANSIFELRKNKSGIGELFKLFRSLKVDSESKNFSFSNSKYRIYWHGNLLSVEAPRFKLTGKGVNSFKILTTGLWWELIIGMAVNDWKYAKEILMSLAIKSNINSNMDKNEIDILINTGQNIFFIECKSGIVTQSDLNKIRTVSKFYGGIRSKSILVSFYKPKGYLIEKCHDLGIEMFYLEGASSKRFELKTISKKLDSLLNRIEL; the protein is encoded by the coding sequence ATGACACATCAAATAGTATTATTAGGAGGCCAACTATTACCAGTTTATATTGGCGTTTTAGAAAGGAAGCCACAAGTTGTTCATATTCTATACACAAAAGAAACAGTTAGGCTTAAAACTCGATTAATTCAACAATTTAGAGAAGTTAAGGTATTTGATTATCAAATCGACCCATATGATTATGACTCAATACAAGAAACCATTACTAACATAATATGTAATAATGAGCATGCTACTTTTGAATTGAATCTAACTAGTGGTACTAAGTTAATGGCATTAGCAAGTCAACAGGTTTTTAGCACCTTAGATTGTTTTAGTTTTTATATTGATCAAAAACAAAATATTATTAATTTATCAGACGGTACTAAACACAAAATAAACGCTTTAATTTCAACGAAAACATTTCTTTCTTTATCAGACCATAATACTTTTACTTCATCTACTTTGAAGTCATTCAATAAAGAAGAATTGGACTTGGCAAACTCAATATTTGAGTTGAGGAAAAATAAGTCTGGAATAGGAGAGCTTTTTAAATTATTTAGATCTTTAAAGGTAGATTCTGAATCGAAGAATTTTTCTTTCTCTAACTCTAAATATAGAATTTATTGGCATGGTAATCTCCTTTCTGTTGAAGCTCCAAGGTTTAAACTTACAGGTAAAGGTGTAAATTCATTTAAGATTCTAACAACTGGATTATGGTGGGAATTAATTATCGGTATGGCTGTGAATGATTGGAAATATGCAAAAGAGATTCTTATGAGCTTAGCAATTAAATCCAATATCAATTCGAATATGGATAAAAACGAAATAGATATTCTTATTAATACAGGGCAGAATATTTTTTTTATTGAATGTAAATCAGGTATTGTAACCCAATCTGACCTAAATAAAATTAGAACAGTTAGTAAATTTTATGGAGGTATTCGTTCCAAATCTATACTTGTATCATTCTATAAACCGAAAGGCTACCTTATTGAAAAGTGTCACGATTTAGGTATTGAAATGTTTTATTTAGAAGGAGCTTCATCTAAACGTTTTGAATTAAAGACTATTTCTAAAAAGTTAGATAGTTTATTAAATCGAATTGAATTATAA
- a CDS encoding SsrA-binding protein: MQKQIFKILAKVNKTLLPSFSKKQLDLSKANKLQLAIIGWRVYVTKNALD; the protein is encoded by the coding sequence ATGCAAAAGCAAATATTCAAAATTTTAGCAAAGGTTAATAAAACACTCTTACCAAGTTTTTCTAAAAAACAACTCGATTTATCAAAAGCAAATAAATTACAGTTAGCCATTATAGGTTGGCGGGTTTATGTCACAAAAAATGCGCTAGATTAA
- a CDS encoding M56 family metallopeptidase: MEYLLKVSALLAIFYISYKVFLQRDTFFEQNRWFLILGIFTAFALPFLVIPIYIEYTPVNITNFNNIPTEVSENIETPFSILDYLPAIYLLGVICFSIRFLIQLTSLGLVISKSNKEKHGKYTYIKTHKNISPFSFFNWIVFNPNNFNNNELEQILIHEKIHANQKHSIDVLLTQISCVALWFNPFIWFYNKALKQNLEFIADNETQRQIYCKKTYQITLLKTSLPSHQMALTNNFHTSLIKKRIVMLHKSKSKKISLFKYAIVLPLLTLFLMSFNTEEVIINSKTEDVSNINNLTTSEDKLNLYIHKETTDNTIEKLKRDLAQKGYTLKLSKLKRNKNNLITDIKLSVNYKASHSTSYSSNSSAPIKTINIVIDKSDHSITIRNSNDENFKIGLEITKAQLQTDTDRLYIIDGKITEEKGFTLQEDSVKSINVLKGKSAIDKYGEKAKNGAIEITTKSSNQQSNDSVQTKKTQHKLEIEKNKQPLVYLDNEEINYDDLKNLDPENIESMNVLKNKNATDKYGDKGKNGVIEIITKK, encoded by the coding sequence ATGGAATATCTATTAAAAGTATCTGCTTTATTAGCCATTTTTTATATAAGTTATAAAGTCTTTTTGCAACGCGATACCTTTTTTGAACAAAATAGATGGTTTTTAATACTCGGCATTTTCACAGCATTTGCGTTGCCTTTTTTAGTGATCCCTATCTATATTGAGTACACGCCAGTAAATATAACAAACTTCAATAATATCCCTACCGAGGTTTCGGAAAACATCGAAACACCATTTAGTATATTAGATTATTTACCCGCAATATATTTGCTAGGAGTCATCTGTTTTTCTATTCGGTTTTTAATACAACTTACCTCTTTAGGTTTAGTAATCTCTAAAAGTAACAAAGAGAAACACGGTAAATACACTTACATTAAAACACACAAAAATATATCTCCTTTTTCTTTTTTTAACTGGATTGTTTTCAACCCAAATAACTTTAACAACAACGAGTTAGAACAAATTCTAATTCATGAAAAAATTCATGCCAATCAAAAACATTCCATCGATGTTTTACTCACGCAAATTAGTTGTGTTGCGTTATGGTTTAATCCGTTTATATGGTTTTACAACAAAGCGTTAAAACAAAATTTAGAATTTATAGCCGATAATGAAACCCAACGTCAAATATATTGTAAAAAAACGTATCAAATCACCTTACTAAAAACAAGTTTGCCATCTCATCAAATGGCTTTAACCAATAATTTTCACACATCATTAATCAAAAAACGAATCGTTATGTTACACAAATCAAAATCGAAGAAAATCAGTTTATTTAAGTATGCAATAGTATTACCCCTATTAACTCTATTTTTAATGAGTTTCAATACGGAAGAGGTTATTATCAATTCTAAAACAGAAGATGTTTCTAACATTAATAATTTAACAACTTCCGAAGACAAACTAAATCTTTACATTCATAAAGAAACCACAGACAATACTATAGAAAAACTTAAAAGAGATTTAGCACAAAAAGGATACACTCTAAAATTAAGTAAACTTAAAAGAAATAAAAACAACCTTATTACCGACATTAAATTATCAGTAAATTATAAAGCATCTCACAGCACGAGCTATAGCTCTAATTCTAGCGCCCCGATAAAAACCATAAATATTGTTATCGATAAAAGCGACCACAGCATCACTATAAGAAATAGTAATGATGAAAACTTTAAAATAGGGCTTGAGATAACAAAGGCGCAACTTCAAACGGACACAGATCGTTTATACATTATCGACGGTAAAATTACAGAAGAAAAAGGTTTTACTTTACAAGAAGACAGCGTTAAATCGATCAATGTACTTAAAGGAAAATCTGCTATTGATAAATATGGAGAAAAAGCTAAAAATGGAGCTATCGAAATTACTACCAAAAGTAGCAATCAACAAAGCAACGATTCTGTACAAACAAAAAAAACACAACATAAATTAGAAATAGAGAAAAATAAACAACCTTTAGTTTATCTTGACAACGAAGAAATAAATTACGACGACTTAAAAAATCTTGATCCAGAAAACATAGAATCAATGAATGTTTTAAAAAATAAAAATGCTACAGACAAATACGGAGATAAAGGTAAAAATGGGGTTATAGAAATTATCACAAAAAAATAA
- a CDS encoding BlaI/MecI/CopY family transcriptional regulator → MEKLTNKEEEIMHILWTLEKAFVKDVLAEIKNDKPHYNTLSTIIRNLEEKGYVAYNAYGKTHQYYPIVSKEDYRKGFMNTAINNYFNNSYKNMVSFFAKEEKISVDELKEIIKLIEKDN, encoded by the coding sequence ATGGAAAAGTTAACCAACAAAGAAGAAGAAATAATGCACATTTTATGGACCCTTGAAAAAGCTTTTGTAAAAGATGTTTTAGCAGAAATTAAAAACGATAAGCCGCATTACAATACGCTTTCTACTATAATTAGAAATTTAGAAGAAAAAGGATACGTGGCCTACAATGCATACGGTAAAACTCACCAATACTACCCCATTGTTTCTAAGGAAGATTACAGAAAAGGTTTTATGAATACCGCCATTAACAACTATTTTAATAACTCTTACAAAAACATGGTATCCTTTTTTGCTAAAGAAGAAAAGATTAGTGTAGACGAGCTTAAAGAGATTATTAAACTTATTGAAAAAGACAATTAA
- a CDS encoding helix-turn-helix domain-containing protein yields MITKTIQIQDITFDELADAVAEKLMSKLKGYIDQKEIERDDDVYLTRKEVAEYLKISLTTVHHWTNNGILIASKIGNRVYFQKSVLKKSMYVTGKI; encoded by the coding sequence ATGATTACAAAAACAATTCAAATTCAAGACATCACGTTTGATGAATTAGCTGATGCAGTAGCTGAAAAATTAATGTCTAAGTTAAAAGGTTATATCGATCAAAAAGAAATTGAAAGAGATGATGATGTATACTTAACCAGAAAAGAAGTAGCCGAATATTTAAAAATAAGTTTAACAACAGTACATCATTGGACTAATAATGGAATATTAATAGCTTCAAAAATTGGGAATAGAGTATATTTTCAAAAATCAGTTCTAAAGAAGTCAATGTATGTAACAGGTAAGATCTAA
- a CDS encoding DUF5675 family protein — MTMLLHRTYFEAGTNSALFYNGQFLGFAIELTWLNNQRQVSCIPEGEYELKARYSVKFGHHLHIVGVNNRSLILLHPANNAKRELRGCIAPVTQLTGIGKGTNSKPLLRKLVSLCYQAFDRNENVLLTIKS, encoded by the coding sequence ATGACTATGTTATTGCATAGGACCTATTTTGAAGCGGGCACTAACAGTGCTCTCTTCTACAATGGTCAATTTTTAGGTTTTGCGATTGAATTGACTTGGTTAAATAACCAAAGACAAGTGTCCTGTATTCCTGAAGGCGAATACGAGCTAAAGGCGAGGTATTCGGTGAAATTCGGTCATCACTTACACATTGTAGGCGTGAACAACCGTAGTCTTATACTACTACATCCAGCGAATAACGCTAAGCGAGAGCTTCGTGGCTGTATTGCTCCTGTAACGCAGTTAACAGGCATTGGAAAAGGAACGAATTCAAAACCATTACTTCGAAAATTGGTATCACTATGCTACCAGGCCTTTGACAGAAACGAAAACGTATTATTAACTATTAAATCTTAA
- a CDS encoding DUF1887 family protein: protein MANTLKYLEEWRDLASHGNFKLAENLYYEKLFPEVISIFCEKHQSEFSEKGVLVSLLGFSPEPLILTAKAVKPAHHYILTTEIREDILDRIHNYLDNDFELVIIDSPDFQSIYKSLKEILYKVNTTNITLDITGGKKSMVASAAIFGKDYRFRITYVDFEEYIKELRKPLPGSEILNTVYNPDIDQPELFLK from the coding sequence ATGGCAAATACACTCAAATATCTAGAAGAATGGCGTGATCTGGCAAGTCATGGTAATTTTAAATTGGCTGAAAACTTATACTATGAGAAGTTATTTCCCGAAGTGATTTCTATTTTCTGTGAAAAACACCAATCTGAATTTTCAGAAAAAGGAGTTTTAGTATCATTACTTGGGTTTTCTCCTGAACCACTCATATTAACTGCTAAGGCGGTTAAGCCAGCTCATCATTATATTTTGACTACGGAAATTCGTGAAGATATTCTTGATCGTATTCACAATTATTTGGATAACGATTTTGAACTTGTTATTATTGATTCTCCAGATTTTCAATCTATTTACAAATCACTAAAAGAGATACTGTATAAAGTAAATACTACAAACATTACTCTTGATATTACTGGAGGCAAAAAATCGATGGTGGCTTCTGCTGCTATTTTCGGTAAAGACTATAGATTTAGAATTACTTATGTGGATTTTGAGGAGTATATAAAGGAGCTCAGAAAACCATTACCTGGTTCTGAAATATTAAATACTGTATATAATCCAGACATAGATCAACCTGAATTATTTTTAAAGTAA
- a CDS encoding phospholipase D-like domain-containing protein — protein sequence MNNSLINKEIFEGGYFVLNDNRTQAVLREYPNLLFTLDGYPQIKNHIIKLIRNAVKVIKLCSFIISDEEIAFELLEKCKNTDVAVFLLTQLDDKKFNFDFLPEEVSTEEGKEHMSIITKLYGLGAHVRAATSAHAKFIVCDNWDALIMSANITSPSLNTNPETGVILKKEKAYRELDKLFDILFQKGTEYVGFTTSGKKQLISSRSTNITKETLDLVDESSIKFTWGKLNNSLYESIVELIKKANSDIFISTYSVVSLDKIPELVEELTNAIDRGLAIKLFCRAMNHRKDHLDSCLKLKQIGIEIYGDYFNHSKGIYSNDKGILFTANIDGNHGLINGFEVGAIIQGNQLNDFKSFVEWQIETAPFYFTINPNKQTYYDMYDVYTDFKKINNPSFPSNCIIHINTEIKDEFFQDPIYLLTDEDKNVLKMKISDIEYDVKMEGSNITVINKSINKSYNMQSYLLKYKDIDVVND from the coding sequence ATGAATAACAGCTTGATAAATAAAGAGATTTTTGAAGGAGGTTATTTTGTCTTGAATGATAATAGAACACAAGCTGTTTTAAGAGAATACCCTAACTTATTATTTACATTAGATGGATATCCTCAAATTAAAAACCATATTATTAAACTTATAAGAAATGCGGTTAAAGTAATTAAACTTTGTTCTTTTATAATTAGTGATGAGGAGATTGCTTTTGAGTTATTAGAGAAATGCAAGAATACAGATGTAGCTGTTTTTTTACTTACGCAATTAGATGATAAAAAGTTCAATTTTGATTTTTTACCTGAAGAAGTATCTACTGAAGAAGGTAAAGAACATATGTCAATTATTACAAAGCTTTATGGTCTTGGAGCACACGTAAGGGCAGCAACTTCAGCACATGCAAAGTTTATTGTTTGCGATAATTGGGATGCACTAATTATGAGTGCCAATATTACTTCTCCGTCTTTAAATACTAATCCAGAAACAGGTGTTATTCTAAAAAAAGAGAAAGCATATAGAGAGTTAGATAAACTTTTTGATATTCTTTTTCAAAAAGGAACAGAGTATGTTGGTTTTACAACATCTGGCAAAAAGCAACTAATCTCATCGCGTTCCACAAATATTACAAAAGAAACACTCGACTTAGTTGATGAATCAAGCATAAAGTTTACTTGGGGAAAGTTAAACAATTCCTTGTACGAAAGCATTGTTGAATTGATTAAAAAGGCTAATTCTGATATTTTTATTTCGACATATTCTGTTGTAAGCTTAGATAAAATCCCTGAATTGGTAGAAGAACTCACAAATGCTATTGATAGAGGTCTTGCAATAAAACTATTTTGTAGAGCAATGAATCATAGAAAGGATCATTTAGATAGTTGTTTAAAATTAAAGCAAATCGGAATCGAAATTTATGGAGATTATTTTAATCACTCAAAAGGTATTTATTCAAACGACAAAGGCATTTTATTTACGGCAAATATTGATGGTAATCATGGTCTAATAAATGGTTTTGAGGTTGGAGCAATAATACAAGGGAATCAACTTAATGACTTTAAAAGTTTTGTTGAATGGCAAATTGAAACGGCGCCTTTCTACTTTACTATTAATCCTAATAAGCAAACATATTATGATATGTACGATGTTTATACAGATTTTAAAAAGATTAATAATCCTAGTTTTCCATCGAACTGTATAATCCATATCAATACTGAAATCAAAGATGAGTTTTTTCAAGACCCTATATATTTGTTAACTGATGAGGATAAAAATGTTTTAAAAATGAAAATTTCAGATATAGAGTATGATGTGAAAATGGAAGGAAGTAATATTACTGTTATAAATAAATCAATAAATAAAAGCTACAATATGCAATCTTACTTACTAAAGTATAAAGACATAGACGTAGTAAACGACTAA